The window GGTGCGCTGTCAAAATTGGAATTATTAATTGTACATTCAACAAACAAAAATAAAACTACCAAACTTGCAGATATTGTATTTCCAGCTTCAACTTTTGCTGAGAAGAACGGTACTATGGTAAACTTTCAGGGGAAAGTTCAAAGAATCCGCCCTGCAGTTTCAACCGTGGATATGGATAGAAGTGTGGATGGAATGTCGTTAAGTCGTCTTGATAAATTTGGAACTGAATTTGACAGATGGAATCAAAGTAGAAAAGTAGATGCACGTGCAAGCTGGAAAATAATTCAATCAATTGCATCGCTGATGGGATTAAAAATTAAATATAATATGGCAGAAGAAGTATTTGAAGAAATATCTAAATCGATTAGTGCGTTCCATGATTTGGACTATGATGTTATTGGTGAACTTGGCGTTTCTGTAAAAACTAAACCTGAATTAGTTTAACACTGGAGTAAAGAATGAGTATTCTTTCAGTTGTAATAATTTCCCTTATAAAAATTTTGGTTGTTATAACAGTTTTACTTTTAACAGTTTCTTATCTTGTTTATTTTGAAAGAAAAATTTCAGCCTGGATTCAAAACCGAGTAGGTCCAAACAGAGTGGGCTGGCTCGGATTGCTTCAGCCATTTGCAGATGTGTTTAAATTATTATTTAAAGAAGATATTGTTCCAACTGTTTCCAACAAATTCATCCACTCTCTTGCACCGTTTATAGCATTATTTGTTGCTTTTACTACATATGCAGTAATTCCATTTGGACCGGATATAAATGTGTTTGGTCAACAAATACAGCTTGTATTAGCGGATGTAAATATAGGAATTTTGTATGTACTCGCTCTTACTTCGCTTGGAGTTTATGGAATAACATTCGCTGGATGGTCCTCAGGAAGCAAATATTCTTTGATTGGCGGAATTCGTTCATCAGCGCAAATGATTTCTTATGAAGTCTCGATGGGATTTTCAGTTGCGGGAGTTTTACTTTTATCAGAATCATTAAGACCTATTGTTATTGTTCAATCTCAATACGGTTGGATGTGGAATGCGATTGTTCAACCTATCGGGTTTATTACTTTTGTTGTTTCAGCTTTTGCAGAAACCAATCGTTTACCATTTGATTTACCAGAAGCCGAACCAGAACTTGTAGGTGGTTATCATACAGAATACAGCAGTATGAAATTTGCCGGTTTCTTTCTTGCAGAATATGCAAATATGGCTATTGCTGCTGCAATGATTGTAACTTTATATCTGGGTGGCTACCAGTTTCCATATATTGATAAGTTTGGGTTATCTTCTGGAGTTACGGTATTAATTCAGGTACTATCTTTTCTTTTAAAAACTGCTGCTGTATTATTTTTCTTTATTTGGATTCGTTGGAGCATTCCACGATTCAGATATGATCAATTAATGAATCTTGGCTGGAAAGTAATGTTCCCGCTTTCATTAATAAATATTATTTGGGTTGCTGCACTTATTATGATTTTCAAAATTTAATTTTTTCTCTTCTTCCATTAAGGAAGAAACAGAAATAGAGGCTTTGGTTTTTATGGCATTGAAGAAAAGAAAAAAAGATTTAAATTTTCTTGAAAAGATGTATATCCCAGAGATTGTAAAGGGATTGGGGCTTACGCTTAAAAATATGTTCAAGCCCAATGTTACAATGCAATACCCAGAGGAAAAGTTTCTTCCGTCTGCATCCTATCGAGGTCGGCCGGTATTGGTACAAGAAAAAAATGGTGGTGAACGATGCGTTGCCTGTGGTTTGTGTTCCCGCGTTTGCCCTTCTTTAGCAATCGAAGTTCAGGCTGCTGAAACCCGGCTTGAAAAGGAAAGATATCCGGAAAAATTTGAGATAAATATGCTTCGCTGTATCTTTTGTGGATTTTGTGAAGAAGTTTGTCCTGAAGAAGCAATAGTAATGAGTAAGGATTATGAATTAGTTTTTACAAACCGACAAAATGCTATATTTGGAAAAGATAAATTACTTGTTCCGATTGATAATATAAAAGATCGGTTAGAATATTTACGAAATTTTAAATAGTTGTTTTTTTTATGAGGGGATAATTTTAAAATAAGTAGTAACCTGATTATGGGAAGTTGGATGTCTAATTTTTTCATGATCAAAATGCCACTAGTATTTCTCTCCCCATCTTTGTGATAGTGCTTTTGTTTGAAACAAATGGAATTGAATATAGATGCTTTCCAAAATAATTTCTTGCGCCACTTACGGTATTGATGCCTATCTTGTTGAGGTTGAGGCTAACTGTGAAAAAAATATTCCCGGGTTCATAATTGTTGGACTTCCGGATAATGCTGTTAAAGAAAGTAGAGAAAGAGTTATTGCAGCAATTAAAAACAGCGGGCTCGATATTCAATTAAAAAAAGTTACTGTTAATCTTGCTCCAGCCGATATAAAAAAAGAAGGCAGTTCATTCGATTTACCTATCGCCATCGGTCTTCTTGCAGCTAATGAAAAAATTACCTCAACAGATTGGCTTGAAGATACTGTTTTTCTTGGAGAACTTTCACTTGATGGAAACCTAAGACCGATTAAAGGCGCCTTATCAATTGCTGCTGAAGCCCGGCATAAGGGTATTAAACGGATTATTTTACCGCAAGAATCAGCCAATGAAGCTGCTATTGTTGATGGAGTGGAAGTTTATGGTTGTAAATCGCTCTTTGAGGTTGTTGAACTGATAAATGGCGAAAAGGAAATGGAAACCATAAAAGTGAACAAAGATGAAATTTTTAATCAGGTAAATAAATATCAAATTGATTTTTCGGATGTTAAAGGGCAGGAAAATGTAAAGCGTGCTTTGGAAATTGCTGCCGCAGGTGCACACAATATTTTAATGATAGGTCCACCGGGATCTGGCAAAACAATGTTAGCAAAGAGATTCCCAACTATTTTGCCACCACTTACATTTGAAGAAGCATTGGAAACTACAAAAATTCATTCTGTAGCTGGAATTTTATCAAGAGAAAAAGCTTTAGTTACAGAAAGACCTTTTAGAAGTCCACATCATACTACTTCCGATGCGGCATTAGTTGGCGGTGGTTCTTTTCCTCGTCCGGGGGAAGTATCATTTGCGCATCATGGAGTTTTATTTTTAGATGAATTACCGGAATTTAAAAAAAATGTTTTGGAAGTTTTAAGACAACCATTAGAAGATGGAAGGGTTGTCGTTAGCCGGTCCAAAATGTCCCTCGAGTTTCCAGCCAATTTTATGCTTGCCGCAGCAATGAATCCTTGTCCATGTGGTTTTTATTCTGATCCCACCAAAGAATGTTCTTGTACACCTTTTCAAATTCAAAAATATATGGCAAAAATTTCTGGTCCATTGCTCGATAGAATAGATATTCATATTGAAGTTCCAGCAGTAAAATACAAAGAACTTTCCACTTCAGTTAAAGGAGAATCATCTGCAATTATTAGAGAACGCGTAATCAAGGCGCGGGAAGTTCAAATTAACCGATTTTCAAAACTAAAGCATATTTATAATAATGCTGACATGAGTTCTAAAGAAGTTAGACAATTCTGTACATTAGATAACTCTGGTTCAGAAATACTGAAAATGGCAATGACTAAGTTAGGTTTATCAGCCCGGGCTTACGATAGAATACTGAAAGTAAGTCGGACTATAGCCGATTTAGAAAATGCGGAGAATATCCTGCCTAATCATATAAGTGAAGCAATTCAATACCGTACTTTAGATAGACAATTATGGAACCGTTAAACATTAAAGCCATGATAAAAATTATATACTTTCCTTTATTCGTAATTTAGCCTTAAATCAAGCCCTAAAGTAAATTATTTTGATATAATATTGCTTTTTAAAATAAACTGGAATATATTTGAAGTTCATTTATTGTACAAGTCGGGCGGACGCCGGAGTTGGAGAGCCGGGGCGGACTGTAAATCCGTTGGCAAGCGCCTTTGGGGGTTCGAATCCCTCGCCGCCCACGGATTGTTCATATTGATGATTGAAAACTTGATTCTATTATAAAAAAAAAATTTTCAATTGTCAATATTCT of the Ignavibacteriales bacterium genome contains:
- a CDS encoding YifB family Mg chelatase-like AAA ATPase, translating into MLSKIISCATYGIDAYLVEVEANCEKNIPGFIIVGLPDNAVKESRERVIAAIKNSGLDIQLKKVTVNLAPADIKKEGSSFDLPIAIGLLAANEKITSTDWLEDTVFLGELSLDGNLRPIKGALSIAAEARHKGIKRIILPQESANEAAIVDGVEVYGCKSLFEVVELINGEKEMETIKVNKDEIFNQVNKYQIDFSDVKGQENVKRALEIAAAGAHNILMIGPPGSGKTMLAKRFPTILPPLTFEEALETTKIHSVAGILSREKALVTERPFRSPHHTTSDAALVGGGSFPRPGEVSFAHHGVLFLDELPEFKKNVLEVLRQPLEDGRVVVSRSKMSLEFPANFMLAAAMNPCPCGFYSDPTKECSCTPFQIQKYMAKISGPLLDRIDIHIEVPAVKYKELSTSVKGESSAIIRERVIKAREVQINRFSKLKHIYNNADMSSKEVRQFCTLDNSGSEILKMAMTKLGLSARAYDRILKVSRTIADLENAENILPNHISEAIQYRTLDRQLWNR
- the nuoH gene encoding NADH-quinone oxidoreductase subunit NuoH, with protein sequence MSILSVVIISLIKILVVITVLLLTVSYLVYFERKISAWIQNRVGPNRVGWLGLLQPFADVFKLLFKEDIVPTVSNKFIHSLAPFIALFVAFTTYAVIPFGPDINVFGQQIQLVLADVNIGILYVLALTSLGVYGITFAGWSSGSKYSLIGGIRSSAQMISYEVSMGFSVAGVLLLSESLRPIVIVQSQYGWMWNAIVQPIGFITFVVSAFAETNRLPFDLPEAEPELVGGYHTEYSSMKFAGFFLAEYANMAIAAAMIVTLYLGGYQFPYIDKFGLSSGVTVLIQVLSFLLKTAAVLFFFIWIRWSIPRFRYDQLMNLGWKVMFPLSLINIIWVAALIMIFKI
- the nuoI gene encoding NADH-quinone oxidoreductase subunit NuoI, with product MALKKRKKDLNFLEKMYIPEIVKGLGLTLKNMFKPNVTMQYPEEKFLPSASYRGRPVLVQEKNGGERCVACGLCSRVCPSLAIEVQAAETRLEKERYPEKFEINMLRCIFCGFCEEVCPEEAIVMSKDYELVFTNRQNAIFGKDKLLVPIDNIKDRLEYLRNFK